Proteins found in one Panicum hallii strain FIL2 chromosome 4, PHallii_v3.1, whole genome shotgun sequence genomic segment:
- the LOC112889524 gene encoding cinnamoyl-CoA reductase 2-like: MEEGAAGRTRTAAVCVTGAGGFVGSWLVQRLLAGGRYMVHGTVRDPGGAKNAHLAALGGAAERLRLFRADVLDYGAVAAAVAGCDGVFHVASPVPSHAIADPEVELLAPAVTGTANVLKACSEAKVRRVVVVSSLSAVMVNPAWPQSQVMDEACWSDVEFCRSTQNWYCLSKTLSELEAFDHAERSGLDVVSLCPSLVIGPLLQPTLNASSSVIVDCLKGDREVKLKLRNFVDVRDVADALLLVYETPEASGRYICDAYASQMSDVVEMLKSWYPTYKNATKFVRVSDEPLFSSKKLEALGWKFRPFEETLRDSVESFRAAGVLD; this comes from the exons ATGGAGGAAGGCGCCGCGGGGAggacgaggacggcggcggtgtgcgtgACCGGCGCGGGGGGATTCGTGGGCTCCTGGCTCGTCCagcgcctcctcgccggcggccgGTACATGGTCCATGGCACCGTCCGCGATCCCG GCGGCGCCAAGAACGCGCACctggcggcgctgggcggcgcCGCGGAGCGGCTGCGGCTGTTCAGGGCCGACGTGCTGGACTACGGCGCCGTGGCGGCGGCCGTCGCCGGCTGCGACGGCGTCTTCCACGTCGCCTCCCCGGTCCCCTCCCACGCCATCGCTGACCCCGAG GTCGAGCTGCTCGCTCCCGCCGTGACGGGCACCGCGAACGTCCTCAAGGCGTGCTCCGAGGCCAAGGTCAGGAGGGTCGTCGTGGTGTCGTCGCTCTCGGCCGTGATGGTGAACCCTGCCTGGCCGCAGAGCCAGGTCATGGACGAAGCCTGCTGGTCTGACGTCGAGTTCTGCAGATCCACTCAG AACTGGTATTGCCTGTCCAAGACACTGTCAGAGCTCGAGGCGTTCGACCACGCCGAGAGGTCCGGGCTGGACGTGGTGTCACTCTGCCCGTCCCTGGTGATCGGCCCCCTGCTGCAACCTACACTGAACGCGAGCAGCTCCGTCATCGTCGATTGCTTGAAAG GGGATCGCGAGGTGAAGCTGAAGCTAAGGAACTTCGTGGACGTCCGCGACGTCGCCGACGCTCTGCTCCTGGTGTACGAGACTCCGGAGGCGTCGGGGAGGTACATCTGCGATGCGTACGCAAGTCAGATGTCCGACGTCGTGGAGATGCTGAAGAGCTGGTATCCGACTTACAAGAATGCCACCAA ATTCGTGCGAGTGAGCGACGAGCCTTTGTTCAGCTCCAAGAAGCTGGAGGCGCTGGGCTGGAAATTCAGGCCGTTTGAGGAGACCCTCAGGGACAGCGTCGAGTCCTTCAGGGCGGCAGGTGTCCTGGATTGA
- the LOC112890251 gene encoding cinnamoyl-CoA reductase 1-like, with the protein MDDGGAGKTTTTKTVCVTGAGGFIASWLVQLLLSRGGYVVHGTVRDPSDPKNGHLMALDGAGERLRLFKADLLDYDSVAAAVAGCEGVFHVASPVPAVNPTNPDAEILAPAVTGTRNVLKASHAADARRVVVMSSVGAVIMNPKIPDCAVVDEDSWSDEDYCRATENWYCLSKTQAEREALAYGEKAGTTTMDVVTVCPPWVLGPLLQPTVNTTSMRLVAYLTGENTDEKMRNMVDVRDVVAALVLALETPEASGRRLICSAHAMKVSETVGLVRSLHPDLKLDYPRKFVQVEDEKRVSSKRLQALGWKFRAAEETLRETIDSYKAAGILN; encoded by the exons atggacgacggcggcgcggggaagacgacgacgacgaagaCGGTGTGCGTGACGGGCGCCGGGGGCTTCATCGCCTCCTGGCTCGTGCAGCTCCTGCTCTCCAGGGGCGGTTACGTCGTGCATGGCACTGTTCGCGACCCGA GTGATCCCAAGAACGGCCACCTGATGGCGCTGGacggcgccggggagcggctgCGGCTGTTCAAGGCCGATCTGCTGGATTACGACAGCGTGGCGGCCGCAGTCGCGGGCTGCGAGGGCGTCTTCCACGTCGCCAGCCCCGTCCCGGCCGTCAACCCGACGAACCCCGAT GCGGAGATCCTGGCGCCGGCGGTGACCGGCACGCGGAACGTGCTCAAGGCCAGCCACGCGGCCGACGCCCGCCGCGTCGTGGTGATGTCGTCGGTCGGCGCGGTGATCATGAACCCTAAGATCCCCGATTGCGCCGTCGTCGACGAGGACAGCTGGTCCGACGAGGACTACTGCAGAGCCACCGAG AATTGGTACTGCCTCTCCAAGACGCAGGCCGAGCGCGAGGCGCTGGCGTACGGCGAGAAGGCCGGGACGACGACGATGGACGTGGTCACCGTCTGCCCGCCGTGGGTCCTGGGGCCGCTGCTGCAGCCCACGGTGAACACCACCAGCATGCGCCTCGTCGCTTACCTGACAG GCGAAAACACCGACGAGAAGATGAGGAACATGGTGGACGTGCGCGACGTCGTGGCGGCCCTCGTCCTGGCGCTCGAGACCCCGGAGGCGTCCGGCCGGCGGCTCATCTGCAGCGCGCACGCGATGAAGGTGTCTGAAACGGTCGGCCTCGTCCGGAGCCTGCACCCGGACCTGAAGCTGGACTACCCCAGGAA GTTTGTTCAGGTGGAAGACGAGAAGAGGGTCAGCTCCAAGAGGCTGCAGGCGCTGGGGTGGAAGTTcagggcggcggaggagacTCTCAGGGAAACCATCGACTCGTACAAGGCTGCTGGAATCCTGAACTGA